One stretch of Anolis carolinensis isolate JA03-04 chromosome 3, rAnoCar3.1.pri, whole genome shotgun sequence DNA includes these proteins:
- the btla gene encoding B- and T-lymphocyte attenuator isoform X1 yields the protein MNTGSLTLDFFLLMLIVYKPCLYGNEAENCSIDVTIKRETKISSISGDSVTIECPVKYCHKQPKVNWLKYNARLQDFFILHTGQNHNESWINGNIFVLKFPYINRNDSGLYRCEATLEGNTTAGHAIEVVVQGRHHYRNITGFEGAKNTTKGHAASEKNKILIVYILSSLGALGLLFVCCFGLLQSKRRHQVKNKTTSSTLEIEMNEVCDYKNVKYCSDATSHVSNEGSVPPLQLFPDDSATHNNLSICKKSNRTASKPTCDKSVTNQLLPTNQDILVYATLNHKEYFQGSNLFVETDFTEYAAIMVKT from the exons GGAATGAGGCTGAAAACTGCTCCATTGACGTTACTATCAAGAGAGAAACCAAGATATCCAGCATTTCTGGTGATTCAGTTACTATAGAGTGCCCTGTGAAATACTGCCACAAACAGCCTAAAGTGAATTGGTTAAAGTATAATGCAAGGCTCCAGGATTTCTTCATTTTGCATACTGGACAAAATCATAACGAGTCATGGATAAATGGGaacatttttgttttgaaatttccATATATTAATAGAAATGATAGCGGACTGTATCGTTGTGAAGCAACTTTGGAAGGAAATACCACTGCGGGCCATGCAATAGAAGTTGTTGTCCAAGGTAGGCATC ATTATCGCAACATCACTGGATTTGAAGGTGCTAAAAATACTACAAAAGGTCATGCAGCATCTGAAAAGAATAAGATATTGATTGTTTATATCCTGTCATCTTTGGGAGCATTGGGCCTTCTCTTTGTTTGCTGCTTTGGTCTGCTTCAGTCTAAACGGAGGCATCAAG tGAAAAACAAGACAACTTCATCTaccttagaaatagaaatgaatgAG GTCTGTGACTATAAGAATGTCAAATACTGCAGTGATGCTACTAGTCATGTTTCCAATGAGGGATCTGTTCCTCCCTTGCAACTGTTTCCAGATGACAGTGCTACCCACAACAATCTAAGCATCTGCAAGAAGTCTAATAGGACAGCATCAAAACCTACATGTGATAAATCTGTCACCAACCAGCTGTTGCCTACCAATCAAGATATCCTTGTTTATGCAACGCTGAACCACAAAGAATATTTCCAGGGAAGCAATCTCTTTGTAGAAACTGATTTCACTGAATATGCTGCCATTATGGTGAAGACATAA
- the btla gene encoding B- and T-lymphocyte attenuator isoform X2 — protein sequence MNTGSLTLDFFLLMLIVYKPCLYGNEAENCSIDVTIKRETKISSISGDSVTIECPVKYCHKQPKVNWLKYNARLQDFFILHTGQNHNESWINGNIFVLKFPYINRNDSGLYRCEATLEGNTTAGHAIEVVVQDYRNITGFEGAKNTTKGHAASEKNKILIVYILSSLGALGLLFVCCFGLLQSKRRHQVKNKTTSSTLEIEMNEVCDYKNVKYCSDATSHVSNEGSVPPLQLFPDDSATHNNLSICKKSNRTASKPTCDKSVTNQLLPTNQDILVYATLNHKEYFQGSNLFVETDFTEYAAIMVKT from the exons GGAATGAGGCTGAAAACTGCTCCATTGACGTTACTATCAAGAGAGAAACCAAGATATCCAGCATTTCTGGTGATTCAGTTACTATAGAGTGCCCTGTGAAATACTGCCACAAACAGCCTAAAGTGAATTGGTTAAAGTATAATGCAAGGCTCCAGGATTTCTTCATTTTGCATACTGGACAAAATCATAACGAGTCATGGATAAATGGGaacatttttgttttgaaatttccATATATTAATAGAAATGATAGCGGACTGTATCGTTGTGAAGCAACTTTGGAAGGAAATACCACTGCGGGCCATGCAATAGAAGTTGTTGTCCAAG ATTATCGCAACATCACTGGATTTGAAGGTGCTAAAAATACTACAAAAGGTCATGCAGCATCTGAAAAGAATAAGATATTGATTGTTTATATCCTGTCATCTTTGGGAGCATTGGGCCTTCTCTTTGTTTGCTGCTTTGGTCTGCTTCAGTCTAAACGGAGGCATCAAG tGAAAAACAAGACAACTTCATCTaccttagaaatagaaatgaatgAG GTCTGTGACTATAAGAATGTCAAATACTGCAGTGATGCTACTAGTCATGTTTCCAATGAGGGATCTGTTCCTCCCTTGCAACTGTTTCCAGATGACAGTGCTACCCACAACAATCTAAGCATCTGCAAGAAGTCTAATAGGACAGCATCAAAACCTACATGTGATAAATCTGTCACCAACCAGCTGTTGCCTACCAATCAAGATATCCTTGTTTATGCAACGCTGAACCACAAAGAATATTTCCAGGGAAGCAATCTCTTTGTAGAAACTGATTTCACTGAATATGCTGCCATTATGGTGAAGACATAA
- the btla gene encoding B- and T-lymphocyte attenuator isoform X3, which yields MNTGSLTLDFFLLMLIVYKPCLYGNEAENCSIDVTIKRETKISSISGDSVTIECPVKYCHKQPKVNWLKYNARLQDFFILHTGQNHNESWINGNIFVLKFPYINRNDSGLYRCEATLEGNTTAGHAIEVVVQVKNKTTSSTLEIEMNEVCDYKNVKYCSDATSHVSNEGSVPPLQLFPDDSATHNNLSICKKSNRTASKPTCDKSVTNQLLPTNQDILVYATLNHKEYFQGSNLFVETDFTEYAAIMVKT from the exons GGAATGAGGCTGAAAACTGCTCCATTGACGTTACTATCAAGAGAGAAACCAAGATATCCAGCATTTCTGGTGATTCAGTTACTATAGAGTGCCCTGTGAAATACTGCCACAAACAGCCTAAAGTGAATTGGTTAAAGTATAATGCAAGGCTCCAGGATTTCTTCATTTTGCATACTGGACAAAATCATAACGAGTCATGGATAAATGGGaacatttttgttttgaaatttccATATATTAATAGAAATGATAGCGGACTGTATCGTTGTGAAGCAACTTTGGAAGGAAATACCACTGCGGGCCATGCAATAGAAGTTGTTGTCCAAG tGAAAAACAAGACAACTTCATCTaccttagaaatagaaatgaatgAG GTCTGTGACTATAAGAATGTCAAATACTGCAGTGATGCTACTAGTCATGTTTCCAATGAGGGATCTGTTCCTCCCTTGCAACTGTTTCCAGATGACAGTGCTACCCACAACAATCTAAGCATCTGCAAGAAGTCTAATAGGACAGCATCAAAACCTACATGTGATAAATCTGTCACCAACCAGCTGTTGCCTACCAATCAAGATATCCTTGTTTATGCAACGCTGAACCACAAAGAATATTTCCAGGGAAGCAATCTCTTTGTAGAAACTGATTTCACTGAATATGCTGCCATTATGGTGAAGACATAA